The following proteins are co-located in the Gordonia polyisoprenivorans genome:
- a CDS encoding alpha/beta hydrolase, with the protein MNAAAPELSDPAGPPHPATHIGPGSRRSHALNSYLSRVSRPLMAATRYGPSPLAVRLLRATRPGVNRSLAAMCPVPVGTAVLPIATRHGDGQVRGEWVGTVDAHGPGLTRGRDRPIIYYLHGSGYVVCSPRTHRGLVARLSRQTGFLAFSLDYRLGPEYRWPTGGDDTIRGYHWLLDQGIDADRIVVAGDSAGGHLALDLLADNHRTGTPQPSAMVLFSPLYDPSFATAVAHERSGARDPIIDAVAAQKILRLYTGDADPDHPRMRIPLDDGITLPRTLIQYGGLEVMGQDARDYHQALVRAGADAQIEAWRGQGHVFQMFGRLTPDARPAVRRATAFLTESVTAL; encoded by the coding sequence GTGAACGCCGCCGCCCCTGAACTGTCCGATCCTGCGGGACCCCCGCACCCCGCCACCCACATCGGTCCGGGTTCACGCCGGTCGCACGCACTCAACAGCTATCTGAGCCGGGTCAGCCGACCGCTGATGGCGGCCACCCGCTACGGCCCGTCGCCACTGGCGGTCCGGCTGCTGCGGGCCACGCGGCCGGGCGTGAACCGCTCGCTGGCTGCGATGTGCCCGGTCCCGGTGGGCACCGCGGTGCTCCCGATCGCCACCCGTCACGGCGACGGCCAGGTGCGCGGCGAGTGGGTGGGCACAGTCGACGCCCACGGCCCCGGCCTCACCCGCGGGCGTGATCGGCCGATCATCTATTACCTGCACGGCTCGGGGTACGTGGTGTGTTCGCCGCGCACGCATCGGGGTCTGGTCGCGCGGTTGAGCAGGCAGACCGGATTCCTCGCGTTCAGCCTCGACTATCGCCTCGGTCCCGAATACCGGTGGCCGACCGGAGGGGACGACACCATCCGCGGCTATCACTGGCTGCTCGACCAGGGCATCGACGCCGACCGGATCGTCGTGGCCGGGGATTCGGCGGGCGGTCATCTCGCGTTGGATCTGCTCGCCGACAATCACCGGACCGGCACCCCGCAACCCAGCGCCATGGTGCTGTTCTCCCCGCTCTACGATCCCAGCTTCGCCACCGCCGTCGCACACGAACGCTCAGGGGCGCGCGATCCGATCATCGATGCCGTTGCGGCGCAGAAGATCCTGCGCCTCTACACCGGCGACGCCGATCCCGACCACCCCCGGATGCGCATCCCGCTCGACGACGGGATCACGTTGCCGCGCACTCTGATCCAGTACGGCGGCCTCGAGGTGATGGGTCAGGACGCCCGCGACTACCACCAGGCACTGGTGCGCGCCGGCGCAGACGCACAGATCGAGGCCTGGCGCGGACAGGGCCACGTCTTCCAGATGTTCGGCCGACTCACGCCCGACGCCCGCCCGGCTGTCCGACGCGCCACCGCATTCCTGACCGAATCCGTGACCGCACTCTGA
- the gltB gene encoding glutamate synthase large subunit: protein MKHAPGPTGLYDPIHEHDACGVAFVVDMHGRRSRDIVDKAITALINLEHRGAAGAEPNTGDGAGIMIQVPDRFLREVVDFELPAEGGYATGIAFLPQGSKDAAEACESVEKIVEAEGLRMLGWREVPVNENGLGALARDAMPTFRQVFIALPEGTPDPDGMVIERRAFVVRKRVQNELGTKGAGADGPGRETVYFPSLSGKTFVYKGMLTTPQLREFYLDLQDSRVESALGLVHSRFSTNTFPSWPLAHPFRRVAHNGEINTVTGNENWMRAREALIDTELFGDDVSQKIFPVCTPGASDTARFDEVLEMLHLGGRSLPHAVLMMIPEAWERHESMKPEHKAFYEYHATLMEPWDGPASVCFTDGTVVGAVLDRNGLRPSRIWVTKDGLVVMASEVGVLDIDHADVVQKMRLQPGRMFLVDTAAGRIVDDEEIKDQLAAEHPYQEWLDKGLVHIDNVKALPHQHMSHHRVTLRQLTFGYTTEELDLLVAPMARTGAEAIGSMGTDTPIAVLSARPRMLFDYFQQMFAQVTNPPLDAIREEIVTAIGGTIGSEADLLHPSSQSCRQIVLPTPVLDNDHLAKLVRINDDPNLPDFRSAHIHGLYPVAEGGAGLRAALDEVRAKVSAAIADGVNLIILSDRESDETLAPIPSLLLTAAVHHHLVRERKRTRVGLIIESGDCREVHHVATLVGFGAAAVNPYMAFESIEDMVERGALGDVDFETARANYIKAASKGVLKVMSKMGISTLASYTGAQLFQVIGINQDTVDEFFTGLRSQLGGIGLDEIAADVAARHALAFNDRPSERAHRELPVGGEYQWRREGEYHLFNPDTVFKLQHSTRTGQYKVFKEYTKLVDDQSRKLATLRGLFDFNFGDRDPIPIDKVESARDIVKRFSTGAMSFGSISAEAHETLAIAMNRLGGRSNSGEGGEDPRRFHHDENGDWRRSAIKQVASGRFGVHSHYLSNCTDIQIKMAQGAKPGEGGQLPPHKVYPWVAEVRGSTPGVGLISPPPHHDIYSIEDLAQLIHDLKNANPQARIHVKLVSEIGVGTVAAGVSKAHADVVLISGHDGGTGASPLTSLKHAGAPWEIGLAETQQTLLLNGLRDRISVQVDGQLKTGRDVVVAALLGAEEFGFATAPLVVSGCIMMRVCHLDTCPVGVATQNPLLRERFTGKPEFVENFFLFIAEEVRELLARLGFRTLQEAVGHVEALDTGKALSHWGSAKAGKLDLSSVLAETESPFMNQDLYCSGVQDHGLDKALDQQLIAQSREAIDHGTRVSFSSKITNVNRTVGTMLGHEVTKAYGAQGLPDGTIMIDFTGSAGNSFGAFVPKGITLRLEGDANDFVGKGLSGGRIVVRPARNAPDGFVAEENIIAGNVIGFGATAGKIFLRGVVGERFCVRNSGATAVVEGVGDHGCEYMTGGRVVVLGGTGRNFAAGMSGGIAYVYDPQQNFADNLNPELVELEPLDDEDLEFLAGIITEHRDETESPVAAALIEQWETTQTQFAKVMPRDFKRVLAAAADAERDGRDVNEAIMEAARG, encoded by the coding sequence ATGAAGCATGCTCCTGGTCCCACAGGGCTGTACGACCCCATCCACGAGCACGACGCCTGCGGTGTCGCCTTCGTCGTCGACATGCACGGTCGACGCAGCCGGGACATCGTGGACAAGGCCATCACCGCGCTGATCAACCTCGAGCACCGCGGAGCCGCGGGTGCCGAACCGAACACCGGTGACGGCGCCGGCATCATGATCCAGGTTCCCGACCGCTTCCTGCGTGAGGTCGTCGACTTCGAGCTGCCCGCCGAGGGCGGCTACGCCACCGGTATCGCCTTCCTGCCGCAGGGCTCCAAGGACGCCGCCGAGGCGTGCGAATCGGTCGAGAAGATCGTCGAGGCCGAGGGGCTGCGGATGCTCGGCTGGCGCGAGGTGCCGGTCAACGAGAACGGTCTCGGCGCACTCGCCCGCGACGCGATGCCGACCTTCCGCCAGGTGTTCATCGCGCTGCCCGAGGGCACGCCCGATCCCGACGGCATGGTGATCGAACGCCGGGCCTTCGTGGTGCGCAAGCGCGTCCAGAACGAACTCGGCACCAAGGGTGCGGGCGCCGACGGCCCGGGCCGCGAGACCGTGTACTTCCCGAGCCTGTCCGGCAAGACCTTCGTCTACAAGGGCATGCTGACCACCCCGCAGCTGCGCGAGTTCTATCTGGACCTGCAGGACTCGCGGGTCGAGAGCGCACTGGGCCTGGTGCACTCGCGCTTCTCCACCAACACCTTCCCGTCGTGGCCGCTGGCGCATCCGTTCCGGCGCGTCGCCCACAACGGCGAGATCAACACCGTCACCGGTAACGAGAACTGGATGCGGGCCCGTGAGGCGCTCATCGACACCGAGTTGTTCGGTGACGACGTCTCGCAGAAGATCTTCCCGGTGTGCACGCCGGGCGCGTCGGACACCGCGCGGTTCGACGAGGTCCTCGAGATGCTGCACCTCGGTGGCCGCAGCCTGCCGCACGCGGTGCTGATGATGATCCCGGAGGCCTGGGAGCGTCACGAGTCGATGAAGCCCGAGCACAAGGCGTTCTACGAGTACCACGCCACGCTGATGGAGCCGTGGGACGGACCGGCCTCGGTCTGCTTCACCGACGGCACCGTCGTCGGCGCCGTCCTCGACCGTAACGGCTTGCGCCCCAGCCGGATCTGGGTCACCAAGGACGGCCTGGTCGTGATGGCCTCGGAGGTCGGCGTCCTCGACATCGACCACGCCGACGTCGTGCAGAAGATGCGGCTGCAGCCCGGCCGGATGTTCCTGGTGGACACCGCCGCCGGCCGCATCGTCGACGACGAGGAGATCAAGGATCAGCTCGCCGCCGAGCACCCGTACCAGGAGTGGCTCGACAAGGGTCTGGTGCACATCGACAACGTCAAGGCGTTGCCGCACCAGCACATGTCGCATCACCGGGTCACCCTGCGGCAGTTGACCTTCGGGTACACCACCGAGGAGCTCGACCTGCTGGTGGCGCCGATGGCGCGCACCGGTGCCGAGGCGATCGGCTCGATGGGCACCGACACCCCGATCGCGGTGCTCTCGGCCCGGCCGCGGATGCTGTTCGACTACTTCCAGCAGATGTTCGCCCAGGTCACCAACCCGCCGCTGGACGCGATCCGCGAGGAGATCGTCACCGCGATCGGCGGGACCATTGGTTCTGAGGCCGATCTGCTGCATCCGAGCTCGCAGTCGTGCCGGCAGATCGTCCTGCCGACACCGGTTCTCGACAACGACCACCTCGCCAAGCTCGTCCGGATCAACGACGACCCGAACCTGCCGGACTTCCGCAGCGCCCACATCCACGGCCTGTACCCGGTCGCCGAGGGCGGTGCCGGTCTGCGTGCGGCTCTCGACGAGGTCCGCGCCAAGGTCAGCGCTGCGATTGCCGACGGGGTGAACCTGATCATCCTGAGCGACCGCGAATCCGATGAGACCCTGGCCCCGATCCCGTCGCTGCTGCTGACCGCGGCCGTGCACCACCACCTGGTGCGCGAGCGCAAGCGCACCCGCGTCGGCCTGATCATCGAGTCCGGTGACTGCCGCGAGGTCCACCACGTCGCCACTCTCGTGGGATTCGGTGCGGCGGCGGTCAATCCGTACATGGCCTTCGAGTCGATCGAGGACATGGTCGAGCGGGGCGCGCTGGGTGACGTCGACTTCGAGACCGCCCGCGCCAACTACATCAAGGCCGCGAGCAAGGGCGTGCTCAAGGTGATGAGCAAGATGGGTATCTCCACCCTCGCCTCCTACACCGGCGCCCAGCTGTTCCAGGTCATCGGCATCAACCAGGACACCGTCGACGAGTTCTTCACGGGGCTGCGCAGCCAGCTCGGCGGAATTGGTCTCGACGAGATCGCCGCCGACGTCGCCGCCCGGCATGCGTTGGCGTTCAACGACCGTCCCAGCGAGCGGGCCCACCGTGAACTGCCGGTCGGCGGTGAATACCAGTGGCGCCGTGAGGGCGAGTACCACCTGTTCAACCCGGACACGGTGTTCAAGCTCCAGCATTCGACGCGCACCGGTCAGTACAAGGTGTTCAAGGAATACACCAAGCTCGTCGACGACCAGTCGCGCAAGCTCGCGACGCTGCGCGGTCTGTTCGACTTCAACTTCGGTGACCGTGACCCGATCCCGATCGACAAGGTCGAATCGGCACGCGACATCGTCAAGCGATTCTCGACGGGTGCGATGAGCTTCGGCTCGATCTCGGCCGAGGCGCACGAGACCCTGGCGATCGCGATGAACCGTCTCGGTGGACGCTCGAATTCCGGTGAGGGCGGCGAGGATCCGCGTCGCTTCCACCACGACGAGAACGGTGACTGGCGCCGCAGCGCGATCAAGCAGGTCGCGTCGGGCCGTTTCGGTGTGCACTCGCACTACCTGAGCAACTGCACCGACATCCAGATCAAGATGGCGCAGGGCGCCAAGCCCGGCGAGGGTGGCCAGTTGCCGCCGCACAAGGTGTACCCGTGGGTCGCCGAGGTGCGTGGCTCCACTCCCGGTGTCGGGCTGATCTCGCCGCCGCCGCACCACGACATCTACTCGATCGAGGATCTGGCCCAGCTGATCCACGACCTGAAGAACGCGAACCCGCAGGCGCGCATCCACGTCAAGCTCGTCAGCGAGATCGGTGTGGGCACCGTCGCCGCGGGTGTGTCCAAGGCACACGCCGACGTCGTGCTCATCTCCGGACACGACGGCGGAACCGGCGCCTCGCCGCTCACCTCGCTCAAGCATGCGGGTGCGCCGTGGGAGATCGGTCTGGCCGAGACCCAGCAGACGTTGCTGCTCAACGGTCTTCGCGATCGCATCTCGGTACAGGTCGACGGCCAGCTCAAGACCGGACGCGACGTGGTGGTCGCCGCGCTGCTTGGCGCCGAGGAATTCGGGTTCGCCACCGCACCACTGGTGGTGTCGGGTTGCATCATGATGCGCGTGTGCCACCTCGACACCTGCCCGGTGGGTGTGGCCACCCAGAATCCGTTGCTGCGTGAGCGTTTCACCGGCAAGCCGGAGTTCGTGGAGAACTTCTTCCTCTTCATCGCCGAGGAGGTCCGCGAGTTGCTGGCCCGTCTGGGCTTCCGCACCCTGCAGGAGGCGGTCGGCCACGTCGAGGCCCTCGACACCGGAAAGGCGCTGTCGCACTGGGGTTCGGCGAAGGCCGGCAAGCTCGACCTGTCCTCGGTGCTCGCCGAGACCGAGTCGCCGTTCATGAACCAGGACCTGTACTGCTCCGGCGTGCAGGATCACGGTCTCGACAAGGCGCTCGATCAGCAGCTGATCGCGCAGAGCCGGGAGGCGATCGACCACGGAACCCGGGTGAGCTTCTCGTCGAAGATCACCAACGTGAACCGCACCGTCGGCACGATGCTCGGCCACGAGGTCACCAAGGCCTATGGCGCGCAAGGTCTCCCGGACGGGACGATCATGATCGACTTCACCGGCTCGGCGGGCAACAGCTTCGGTGCGTTCGTGCCCAAGGGCATCACGCTGCGCCTCGAGGGCGACGCCAACGACTTCGTCGGCAAGGGACTCTCGGGCGGGCGCATCGTGGTGCGTCCGGCGCGCAACGCCCCGGACGGATTCGTCGCCGAGGAGAACATCATCGCCGGCAACGTCATCGGATTCGGTGCGACGGCGGGCAAGATCTTCTTGCGCGGTGTGGTCGGTGAGCGGTTCTGCGTGCGCAACTCGGGTGCCACCGCGGTCGTCGAGGGCGTCGGCGACCATGGTTGCGAGTACATGACGGGCGGTCGTGTGGTTGTCCTCGGCGGCACCGGACGCAACTTTGCCGCGGGCATGTCCGGCGGGATCGCCTATGTGTATGACCCGCAGCAGAACTTCGCCGACAACCTCAATCCCGAGCTCGTCGAACTCGAACCGCTCGATGACGAGGATCTCGAGTTCCTCGCGGGCATCATCACCGAGCACCGCGACGAAACCGAATCACCGGTTGCCGCAGCACTGATCGAGCAGTGGGAGACCACGCAGACACAGTTCGCCAAGGTGATGCCGCGCGACTTCAAGCGTGTGCTGGCAGCCGCCGCGGACGCCGAGCGAGATGGACGAGACGTGAACGAAGCGATCATGGAGGCCGCACGTGGCTGA
- a CDS encoding glutamate synthase subunit beta: MADPRGFLKHTERELPDRRPVDLRLLDWKEVYTDFSKDHLQSQASRCMDCGIPFCHNGCPLGNLIPEWNDLVYKDRWDDGIERLHATNNFPEFTGRLCPAPCEASCVLGINQPPVTIKQVEVELIDNAWDSGLVTPVLPTEHTGKNIAVVGSGPAGLAAAQQLTRAGHTVYVYERADRIGGLLRYGIPEFKMEKRHIDRRLEQMKAEGTVFRTGVNVGVDITIAQLREDFDAVILAMGSTIGRDLPIEGRELDGIHQAMEFLPQANRVQLGDTVDGQITAKGKKVVIIGGGDTGADCLGTSLRQGAEIVHQFEIMPRPPQERAESTPWPTYPLMYRVSSAHEEGGERVFSVNTEMFVGENGKVTGLKAHEVVMRDGRFEKVEGSDFELECDLVLLAMGFVGPERADLLDKLGVEYDQRGNIKRDDEFRAVGQENVFVAGDAGRGQSLIVWAIAEGRSAAAAADQYLAGRTDLPAPIYPTQVAQR, from the coding sequence GTGGCTGACCCCAGAGGATTCCTCAAGCACACCGAGCGGGAGCTGCCCGACCGTCGTCCGGTCGACCTGCGCCTGCTCGACTGGAAAGAGGTCTACACCGACTTCAGCAAGGACCACCTGCAGAGCCAGGCCAGCCGGTGCATGGACTGCGGTATCCCGTTCTGCCACAACGGTTGTCCGCTGGGCAATCTCATTCCCGAGTGGAATGACCTGGTGTACAAGGATCGGTGGGACGACGGGATCGAACGTCTGCACGCCACCAACAACTTCCCGGAGTTCACCGGACGGTTGTGCCCGGCGCCGTGCGAGGCGTCGTGCGTCCTCGGCATCAATCAGCCGCCGGTCACCATCAAGCAGGTGGAGGTCGAGCTGATCGACAACGCCTGGGACAGTGGACTGGTCACCCCGGTACTGCCGACCGAGCACACCGGCAAGAACATCGCCGTCGTCGGGTCCGGGCCCGCGGGACTGGCCGCCGCACAGCAGCTCACCCGCGCCGGTCACACCGTCTATGTCTACGAGCGGGCCGACCGCATCGGCGGCCTGCTGCGCTACGGCATCCCCGAATTCAAGATGGAGAAGCGCCACATCGACCGTCGTCTCGAGCAGATGAAGGCCGAGGGCACGGTGTTCCGCACCGGTGTCAACGTCGGGGTCGACATCACCATCGCGCAACTGCGTGAGGACTTCGACGCCGTCATCCTGGCGATGGGCTCGACCATCGGCCGCGATCTGCCGATCGAGGGCCGCGAACTCGACGGCATCCACCAGGCGATGGAGTTCCTGCCGCAGGCCAACCGCGTACAGCTCGGCGACACCGTCGACGGCCAGATCACCGCGAAGGGCAAGAAGGTCGTCATCATCGGCGGCGGCGACACCGGCGCCGACTGCCTCGGTACCTCGCTGCGTCAGGGCGCCGAGATCGTGCACCAATTCGAGATCATGCCGCGCCCGCCGCAGGAGCGCGCCGAGTCCACCCCGTGGCCGACCTACCCGCTGATGTACCGCGTCTCCTCGGCCCACGAGGAGGGTGGCGAGCGGGTGTTCTCGGTCAACACCGAGATGTTCGTCGGCGAGAACGGCAAGGTCACCGGCCTCAAGGCGCACGAGGTGGTCATGCGTGACGGTCGTTTCGAAAAGGTCGAGGGCAGTGACTTCGAGCTCGAGTGCGACCTGGTGCTGCTGGCGATGGGCTTCGTCGGACCCGAACGCGCCGACCTGCTCGACAAGCTCGGCGTCGAATACGACCAGCGCGGAAACATCAAGCGGGACGACGAGTTCCGGGCCGTCGGCCAGGAGAACGTCTTCGTCGCCGGCGACGCCGGCCGCGGTCAGTCGCTGATCGTGTGGGCGATCGCCGAGGGTCGTTCGGCCGCGGCGGCCGCCGATCAGTATCTCGCCGGCCGCACCGATCTGCCCGCTCCGATTTACCCCACTCAGGTCGCCCAGCGCTGA
- a CDS encoding SRPBCC family protein, with the protein MVNVSRTFTVDRPRDEVVTYLRDFANAEQWDPGTVECTQNTRGPIGLGTSWHNKTKLYGISTELTYELTRDDPDHLVFTGSNKTATTTDDLSFTDAGNGRTSITYAATVDFQRFGAIAEPIFGVIFNRLADSVPKEMTKALEGRSN; encoded by the coding sequence GTGGTCAACGTCTCGCGCACCTTCACCGTCGACCGTCCCCGCGACGAGGTCGTCACCTATCTCCGCGACTTCGCCAACGCGGAGCAATGGGATCCGGGAACCGTCGAATGCACGCAAAACACCCGGGGCCCAATCGGTCTCGGCACCAGCTGGCATAACAAGACCAAGCTGTACGGCATCTCCACCGAGCTCACCTACGAACTCACCCGCGACGACCCCGACCACCTCGTGTTCACCGGTTCCAACAAGACCGCCACGACGACCGACGACCTCTCGTTCACCGACGCCGGGAACGGCCGCACCTCGATCACCTATGCCGCGACCGTCGATTTCCAGCGGTTCGGCGCCATCGCCGAACCGATCTTCGGGGTCATCTTCAACCGTCTCGCCGACTCGGTGCCCAAGGAGATGACCAAGGCCCTCGAAGGCCGGTCGAACTGA
- a CDS encoding cutinase family protein: MATIEGEALVRKLFVMVLTLLIAAIGAVATGGTAHAADCPRLYVIAVPGTWADGPGLLGDVTSGLGADTQVAYVRYDATAFPWEKAIYGKSKAQAVSNVTGLAVTMLRSCPATKIALTGYSQGADAAGDFASEVGAGTERVRPQQVAGVVLLADPRRSSKDPLVGPPLTGQGSGGPRIGGMGWLTPVTRQICVPSDLYCNTPRDYYVTRVVGYLAETSDPTPSQYGQYQLEAAAIVNEMLTQGGPGRIVQELSNARAREQIIEFNKFIQSGSHGDYATYQVKPGVTAVQWAHDYLAGLA; the protein is encoded by the coding sequence ATGGCCACGATTGAAGGGGAGGCGCTCGTGCGCAAGCTGTTCGTGATGGTCCTGACCCTGCTCATCGCTGCGATCGGCGCGGTCGCGACGGGTGGCACGGCGCACGCCGCCGACTGCCCGCGGCTCTATGTCATCGCGGTGCCGGGCACGTGGGCCGACGGACCCGGACTGCTCGGTGACGTGACCTCCGGTCTCGGCGCCGACACCCAGGTCGCCTACGTGCGCTATGACGCGACCGCATTCCCCTGGGAGAAGGCGATCTACGGCAAGTCCAAGGCGCAGGCGGTCTCGAACGTCACCGGCCTCGCGGTCACCATGCTGCGAAGCTGCCCGGCCACCAAGATCGCGCTGACCGGGTACAGCCAGGGCGCCGACGCCGCGGGCGACTTCGCCTCCGAGGTCGGCGCGGGCACCGAGCGGGTGCGTCCGCAGCAGGTCGCCGGGGTGGTGCTCCTCGCCGATCCGCGTCGTTCGTCGAAGGATCCTCTGGTGGGACCCCCGCTGACCGGCCAGGGCAGTGGCGGACCCCGTATCGGCGGCATGGGATGGCTGACGCCGGTCACCCGCCAGATCTGCGTGCCGAGTGATCTCTACTGCAACACCCCGCGCGACTACTACGTCACGCGCGTTGTCGGCTACCTCGCCGAGACAAGCGATCCGACGCCCAGCCAGTACGGGCAGTACCAGCTCGAGGCGGCGGCGATCGTCAACGAGATGCTCACCCAGGGCGGCCCGGGGCGGATCGTTCAGGAGCTGAGCAACGCGCGGGCGCGCGAGCAGATCATCGAATTCAACAAGTTCATCCAGTCCGGATCGCACGGCGACTATGCGACGTACCAGGTCAAGCCGGGCGTGACGGCGGTGCAATGGGCGCACGACTACCTCGCCGGGCTGGCGTGA
- a CDS encoding RNA-binding S4 domain-containing protein, giving the protein MFDVAISDQVIRLGQFLKLANLIDSGAEAKEVIADGLVCVNGDVETRRGRQLVVGDVVELGGQSARVSAG; this is encoded by the coding sequence GTGTTCGACGTTGCGATCAGTGATCAGGTCATCCGGCTCGGCCAGTTCCTGAAACTGGCCAACCTCATCGACTCCGGCGCGGAGGCCAAGGAGGTCATCGCCGACGGATTGGTCTGCGTCAACGGCGACGTGGAGACCCGACGCGGCCGTCAGCTCGTGGTCGGCGACGTCGTCGAATTGGGCGGGCAGTCCGCGCGTGTCTCGGCCGGATGA